AACCACTTTCTCAGGACACCTACTTTAGATTGGTGGCACAAAGTGTCAAGGAGATAGTTGGGCGCTGAGATGATAGAGAAGCCTCAGCCACCGTAAAAGGCAGTAATAGGGTGCAGTGTCGGTATTGGGGTCCTTTGAGAATCTGTATACTGTGGGAGCTAGACTGTTCCTCTTCTGAGAGCAGAGAGGGTAGCTAGGTAACTGGTTTGGAGAGCTGGCAGTGTCTGACTCGTGTGTAGGTAACTAGTAACCTTGCTAGTCAGGTTTGTCTGCAGTGTCTGGCAGGCAGTGAGACTACGTAACCAGGATGGGTGGGGCTGTAGGGGCCTGTGGTTGGTCATGGCGCCCCTGGATACATTGTCCTGGTGGGAGTGTTACAATGGTGAACAGGTCAGGTCCTTGTGAGCACATCAGGGGAGCTGCTATGACTCCAGGGCTCTCTCGGTGGCATGAACCTGGTCCTCTcctctggtttggtttggctgGTGCTAGCCTGGCCCTCCCTAGTCATCTGAGAAGCCCAGCTGAGGTGGACTCTGCAAGCTGGAGCAAGGAGCCCCACCAGCTCGCAGCCTCCAGCCTGCTCCTCCGTACAGCTTAGTGAGCGGAGaccctgttttctgtttcttgaaAATACAAAACGCTTTGTGCCGGCAGCACGAGTCTGAGATTCTGCCATTCCCAAATCCAGAGAGGAACTTTGTCCTTCCCGATGAGATCATTCAGGAAGTCCGAGAAGGTGAGACTCAGCCACCACCAGGGCTGGGAATAAAAAAAGCCTCACCAGGCCAAAGGTGGGGAGGTCTGGGGCCTCCAGGGAGGTGTAAGGACCCTGCTCAGACCACGCCTCCAGTGGCGCCTGGGAGGTTTGGGGAGCCGAGGGCTGGGGCGAGCGGTGCTCAAAGGCAGTCTCCTGATGGATGCCGTCTTACGATGGACGCCGAGGCCTGTGTGGGCAGCGAGAGTCGGAAGCAGTCCTGGCCAGACCGTCCCCCAGCGCTGGCCACCACCGTGGGTTTCCAGTGAACGGCAGCTGTCTCCTCCACAGGAAAAGTGGTCattgaagaagaaatgaaggaggagaTGAAGGAGGATGTGGACCCCCACAGTGGGGCTGATGACGGTGAGTGGAAGTGCCTTCTGGAGCCGTCACCACCACGGGCCAGCCTCAGGCAGAGTGAGGTCAGGAAGCTGAGAGTCAGGAGCGAAGCATCCCTTTCAGATGAACTCAGTGTGGGAGGGCCTCTGAGAGCCATGAGGAAGGGGCCGAGGCCAAGGCTGGGGGCCTCTGAGAGCCATGAGGAAGGGGCCGAGGCCAAGGCTGGGGGCATTGGGTGGGCTTAGACAGGAGACCCCCTGAGAGACTCGGTTTCTCTTCGAGCCCAGCTGTACAGGGCACTTACCCGGGGAACATACTGGGTCCGAACGCCTGGTTTCTCTAGCTGAAGAGGAAAATGAGATGAGTTTCTGGATATTCTGTTTTCAGCCAAATGATTTTGTTTCCCAGTTTTTTCATCTTCAGGGAGCTTGGGGAAAGCATTAGAAAAATCCagcaaagacaaagagaagaactCCTCAGACTTGGGGTGCAAAGAAGGGGCAGACAAGCGGAAGCGCAGCCGGGTCACTGACAAGGTCCTGACTGCCAACAgcaatccctccagccccagtgctgccAAGAGGCGCCGCACATAGACACCTCAGCCCCAGGTGGCCAAGAGATGCTCCAGCTGCCTGTCCTCAGGTCCCTGGGTGAATGTGGCCATCCAGCAGAGATGCTAGTGGGGCTTCCGCTGTGTCATCAGACCTCCAGAGCACTTGATTGGTCCAAAAGGCCAGCAAGACCGGTGTCCACTCTGCTGGATGGTGAAGCCTCTGAGCCAGCCTCTTGCTTTCTCCTGGTCAGTTCCCTTATGCCCACAGTGTGTGGAGAAGAGCAGGTGCGTGGGCCAGAGGACCAAGAGTCAGCAAGCAATAAGACGTCACCCTCACTGTCCTCAGGAGCCAGGCATCCTCCCTGGGTGCCCAGTCTTTGCATCTGCTTTTCCTGTAAGACTCCATTGTGCACTGGCATCCAGAGAAGGTGTCTTTGGAgttcacacagcacacactgtgCACAGAAGGCCTCCCCCATCTGGGAAATAGAACTGGATATTTTGCCTCATTCACTTGTACTGTAATAGTGTATATAATTTAGTTGGTATTtcactatttaatttttaagaagcCTATTTTACTAGTGTTTTGTATGAAGAAAAATACTGCAGAAGTTAAACCTGTGATGTGTTTTTTTGAgctgttttgttttaaggtaACTACTGAGATACGTCTGGCTGTTTTTATATGCCAGATACAGAGAATTTTTAGCggttatttttgtaattttagtAACTTGGAAAAGACCAAATAAGGGGGTGGAACAAAGGAACAGCCATCAGGCTGAAAAGCCAGTGGCCTGATGGCTGAAGCACATTTTCATTTGCAGGATATTAAAGCATTAAAAAACTATCTTGGGAGTTGTGTGATTTGCTACTAAAACAAGTTGGTTTTTAAATTCTTCCTACAGAGGAAAGGGTCCCCCACTCTAGAACTCATAACCATAGGGTACACTTAAGATGACTTCTTGGCATCGCTGGATGCAGTAAGGTTATGAGCCTTCATCAGAGACTCTTAGGACACCCACCCCCAACTCCTGCCTACCTGGCCGCTACCTATTATCCTCCATAGCCAAGTCCAGCTGTTGGGTGGATGAGCACAGTGAAATGTCAGACCATCTTGACTACTGCCTGTGACTGAAACCGCCCCCCTGCCATCTGCAGGGTCCCAGGCAATGAGAACTGGCCTGCTGTGGCACTCCAAGCTGGCCTACATCAGCCACTTCTAGTCAGGGCAGTTGGGTCACCATAAACGTACCACTAGACCCAGCTCCCTGGCGTAGGGAGCATCCTGAGTTGACACAGGTGAGCTAGCTAGATGAAGTGGCAGCCCTGTACACTGCATTCAGACCTGGACCAGTGCTTGTGTGTTCAGTgcaagagacagggaaagaggtgTTACAGCATGTTTGGGGAAATGGCTTGGGGCCACTCCATCCTGTCCCTCCCCAGTGTCCACTACTAGAGGCCTGTTCTGTGGAAGAAGCCTAGCTGTTGAATCCACCACTAGCAGGAGAAACAGAGGGCAGATGGTGACGATCAGGACAGAGGTCCTCTCTGGTCAGGCTCACTCTTCTAAACCCATCTGAAAGAACAATCTAGGGCCATGAGAGCATGCCAGTAGGCCTGGTCAAGGCATTTGCCTTGAggattattttctgtttgttccCCAACAGCCCAGTGTCTGGATCTGAAGTCAAACCTGCTGCCTTCCTGAGCTATTCTGACCTTGTGATTCACAGGCATGGCCCTTTGTCCCTACGAAATGTCACTGACAACTGGGTCCAAGCAGCATGGCACACTGCCTCTTGCAAATATTACTGTCAGCCCATGGCATGTCCATCTTTCAGCTTTCTAGGACAGTTGTGGGAGAGGGGGCATTCACCCAAGGGACCCACTAACATCCCATGTACAATTTCCCTATCTAATGGCATTTAAACCAGGTGCCAGCCTGAGCATAGTCGGTGTCAGAAGCACTGGGGCAAAGATCAAAGACAGCCCaagtttacatttttacttaatgaacatatgtatttgtgtgggtgcatgtggaaatcagagaacttcttgccttctactatctgggtcccagggattgagggacatctaagtcTCTACAGTAGCCCATCAGTCTGATTTTGGTGGTTTTTGAGTTTCCAACTCAAGGGTTTCCAACTCTAGGGAACTTCAACAGGTCATACCGTAGTCTCTTACATACTGGACTGTCGCTAGAGACAATATATTTTTACTATGAGATTCCCAGAATATTACAGGTTCCTATCTGGTCAAGAAGTAAGGCCACACTTGAAgatcaaatacacacatacacataaccttGATTAACATTATTTGGAATACGGCTATATAAAAAGATTATTTTCTCTATGTAGGCAGCCTTCAAGCACATTTTGTCAACTGTCCCAGAATTCAGAACTCTCAACTGGTGAGAAACTTCAACCATGGTGGAATGCCGGTCCttaccccactccaccccaaccCTGCTACCCACCCATGTCTCCTTTCCATTGCTATCTTGCTTCAAATAGTATGTTACATAACAAGCCCAGGCACATGGCCACAGTCATCAGTAAAGTCCACCTAAATTCAAAGGCTACTTAGCCACATGAGCCCAGGAAATTTGCAGTGCACAGGAGTGGGACAGAAATCACAAAAGCAGAGGGAATATGGAAATGGTTcaattgctaaaaaaaaaaaaaaaaaaaaaaaaaaatccttgctaGTGGGAGAGCCTGTGTTAGATCACCACCTAgaagctgggcttggtggtgtgtacctgtaattccagcgctGAGACAGTAGTAGCCCAGGGATTTCCTGGATAGCCAGCCTCATGTAACCTATGAACTCCAGGTAAGTGAAAACTCTCAGAATGTAAGTGTGGACAACCTACTGAGTGAGGAAATTCTCAACACCGACCTCTGGTGTCCATGGGCAgccaaatacatacacacaaacacatacagatacaaaATGAGCTAGTATGGACACAGAGGCCAGCCAGGGATGACTGCTGTTAGACAGATTCACGAAGATTAGGAACCTGCACCAGCAGTCCTCTCTGGCAGAAAAGGACTGAGGAGAATCCTCCCTAGCCTCCTTTCTGGAGGGAAGGGATAGTCTGCAGGGAAGTGAAATCTCTAGGTGGAGGACCTGGGGCTGAGTCCGAGATGGTGCATCTTCCGGAAGGGGATAGGGGCAGGAATCCCGGTGCACAGGCTCCAGGGGTTGTCCTTCTGGGGTGTAGGGTTGTATGGGGGGGTTGGGGAAATGCCTTCTCCTGGACACCGCTTCCCGCCTAGCTCCAAGCGTAGCTGCCTTTTGCTGGGGGACTCCGCGCAACGGCGGAAACTGAGCGGTGGGCGGGACCTGGCGCCGCCCCGCCCCCGCGCTTCCTCCTCTTTCACTTTCCTTTCCGCAGAAAGCGGGTCCTCCTGCTTGTCGAGTATGGACGACCCGGACTGCGATTCCACCTGGGAGGAGGAGAGCGAGGAGGACGGCGAGGATGGCCAAGCGGATGATACGACCGATGAGGACACGGGCGACGATGACGGCGACGCGGAGGAGGCACGGCCAAGCCTGTTCCAGGTGCGGCGCAGGAGGACGGGAGGGCGATAGGACGACTCCAGGCCGCGATCGCCCGGCCCAGGCCGCTATCCCCTAGGGGGTCGCCGGGCCCAGGCCGTGTCTGACCGAGCGCTGGTGACGTCAGGGAAGCGACTGATGGGGGTCGTCTGTGGGTGACGTCAGAACGCGCCCCAGGGCCTCATCCTGCGTAGGTGGCCCTCCCTCGGGTTGCCCTCCCTCCGCTCCACACTCAGCCCCCACCCCACTGCAGATAGCAGTGAACCGGGCCTAAGAGGCCaggagctgtctgtctgtctgccagtctgtctgtctgccccttAGCGATAGTAACTTTTTGTTGCTACCAGGAGCTTGTTCCCGGTATACTTTTGTAGCAAGCATCATGTAAGCCTCAGTGGCATTCTGTAAGACGCACTAACCTGCTTATAGCTGTGTTTTCAGGTGTGATGGAGAGCCTAGAAAAAACGAGAGTGAGGGCTATGACCCCAGAATCCATTTTCCCCATTGCTACCATCTCTAGTTGTCTGATATTTATGGGAAAGCGGCCCAGAATCTGGAGAAGCTCTCAGGCAAGCCAGAGCTGGCCTCTGCCTGACCACATTGGGATGAAGCTGAGGCTGGTAGTCAGGTTTACAGTGCAGGCTCAGGCTCCTCCTGTGGGTTGTAATGCCTCCCAAAAGCTCTGATAGAATTGCCATTTCTCCACAAAAGCTCTGAGGTCCCACCTGAAGCAGTCACTTAAGAGCCAATCCCAGGCCTGCCGACGCAGTGTCTTTGTCTCATCGGGTCAGGGAAGAACAGAGGTTTACAAAGACGAGGAGGccttattcatccatccatcagaCCCACCTGGAGGCATCTAGGGTTTTTTTCTTGACGCTGTGACTGGCAGAGTAGCTCCTCTTGGGGAGTTCTGTAGAAATACTACAGTACTCAAGGGCTCTGGGGTTGGAGGGGTGGGACACTATAGAGCTTGGACCAAAGTGTGGTTGACCAGCAGACCAAAGAGGAGATGCAGCTGGGACTTGAGGACAGAAAAGCATCAGCCACACACGTTGGCAGCgcgcaggccagcctgggccaggcTTCCTACAGGGGGAAATCGAGTATTGAAAGGGGCAGAGGTGTTTGCTGAGTATTCTAGTCCCACTGTCTGTGTTCAAACGGAGGGATGTTTCTCTAGGTTTCTAGATCTGTCTTCTCAGAACCCTGGGTGGGgaccagaagaaaaagaaacagaaacacccATTCCTCTTGTGTGGAGCTCTGTGGTGGTTGGCCCAAACCAGGCTGCCTTCATCCTGGACACTTCCCAGAACCTCATCCCTTGTATTCTCTCCCCAGTCCAGGATGACAGGGTACCGAAACTGGCGTGCTATGCAGGACATGCAAAGATACCGGCACAACTACCCGGTAGGTTCCTGCGGCCACTGCAGAAAGACACACCCCTCTCCCCAAATAGAGCATCCCCCCGGCCTGATGAAAATCCAGTTTTGGGTTCTTGGGCGTGTTCCTCGTTGTCTGGAAGACAAGTGCACTGTCAGTTCAGGTCCATACCCTTCCAGTTATGGGGTGGTAGAGCATGTTGCCCGACCTGAGCCTCAGAGCATAGGTTTAAAATGAGGGGCTAGCTTCAGCCCCCTGACAGAACATGTGGCTCAGTGCCTCACCCAGGGCTCCCTGGCTGGTACGTGGGATCATCTCCAGACCCTCTCCTCTGTACCCATGCGTTAGTTACTGGCAATCCCTGTGGTATTTTTGAGGTACAGAAGGGGAGGTCTACCATGTATGGCCTCTATTGGTGGAGAGAAGGAGGTAGTGTTTTCCTCCAAACCTACCCTTGCTCACAGAAAGGATCCCAGGCTGAGCTTTGGGATCTTAAACAGCTGTCCCACTCCTGGCTGCATGAGGCAGAGGGGCCCTCAGAGAGTCCTCAGCCTTCCTTTCTCTGGCTCTTCAGGATTTGACAGATCAAGACTGCAATGGTGACATGTGCAACCTGAGCTTCTACAAAAATGAGATCTGCTTCCAGCCAAATGGTACCTGTCCTCTCCGTCCCAGCACCTCTGCTCTCAACCGGTTATCTAGTCTGTTAGGACCCTGGTTCAGGCTGCCTGCTGTCATCAATCCAGTTAAGGCTTCCACATGGCCATGCAATACCCGCTTTAGGCTGCCAAGGGAATTGGAGCTTGGATCTTAGGATGTTAGGGTGAAGGGCCAGAGAGTAAGCCTTTGATGTTTTAaatggtctttctgtgtagcccagggtggcctcaaactctgggCCTTCCATCTCAACCTGTCAAGTGCTGAGGCTGTAGGCAGGCCTGAGCCACCATATATGTTTCATGACACAAACACTGTTTGAAGTTAAAAGTGAGTAGAGTTCTGTTGGTGTTTGTCACAGCCATCCATTTATGTAGTTAGTTTTTGACAGAGCCTGGAGAAGACCATGTGTCCACACAGCTGAGATGTCTGTTGCCTGGCCCGTCTAAGGTGTCTCCCTAGATCATGCTCCACACTCAGTCTGTGGAGATTCCTCCTGCACACAGCTTCCTGGCTGAGAGGGTCTGTGTTCCAGAGAGGAAGTATCACACCTCTTACCTACAGAAGTGGGCCCGGTTACCTGAAACCAGGGTGTTCTCATATCAGATGAGCTACCGAGAGCTCTGCCGAGCTGAGGACCCTAAAGGACTTGAGGGGAGGCAGTGGTTTGATAGCTCTGTACCTGACTTCTCTCCATGGGGTGTCTAGGGGCTCTCATCGAGGACATTCTTCAGAACTGGAAAGACAACTATGACCTCCTGGAAGAGAATCACTCCTACATCCAGTGGTGAGTGGGATGAGCCTTAGGAAAGGGGCGGGGCACCTAGACTCGAGCTTTCATGCCATGTCCAGGTCCAGGTGTGTAGTGAAATACTCCTTCCTCTCCTGCCTATGTACCTTAGTCAGCATCCCTGTTCTTGGGCACTATGGGGGCTGTTGTGACAGGTCTGTGGGCAGGAGTATATGTTCCCAGGGGGAGTTGGAGCTGGACCTCATCTGACTTGGTTTTTAGCAGGACTTAAGAGAGATATCACACAGCAGACTCAGAAATAATGCCATTTCCTGGCAACTACAACATCTCCTGCTGAGGACAGCCCACTGGGCTGTTCTCAGTATCCTCTTGTCATGGAGTCCATTGTAGGAATAGTTCTGCAGTGTTAATGACAAGAAAGAACAAGCTGTGAAACCCTAGGAACGAAAGCTCTGCCCCCGAAAGGTGAAAGGCACACTGGtctctgctatttttttttttttttttttttttttggttcttttttttcggagctggggaccgaacccagggccttgtacttcctaggcaagtgctctaccactgagctaaatccccaaccccaggtctcTGCCATTTTGACTTCCACCACATAGCCCCCGAGCCCATAGGCTAGACTCTAGTTCGGTGGGTAAGAAAGGCCAGCTAGCTCCTcccagagatgaaagagagacaCTGAGTTCAAAACAAAATAACGGAGCTGCTGCGGGGCACTACAGAGTTTGTATCCTTACCTTCTTCTCAGGCTGTTTCCTCTGCGGGAACCAGGAGTGAACTGGCACGCCAAGCCCCTCACCCTGAAGGAGGTTGAGGTAAGGATTCCTCCTAGGCCAGAAAGGGGGGAGAGCTACCCCTGCTTGCAGTCATTCTGAGGTAGCGTCTGTGCTGTCTCAGGCCAAAAGAGTCCCATGGTACCACTTTTGGGGACCTCAGAGAAAGGAGGCTGCTCTAAGAGACTAAGGAGTAGAGATAAGGGCTGGGAGGTCCGGGGGCAAAAGCAAGGAACACCTTATGGCAGGTGACTCAGGACAGAGGTGACCTCTTGGCCTCTCGGAGAAGAAAGCTAGAAATGTGTTGGTATTGTCTTACCCTCAGGCTGAGTCAGGGTCTAAGGGAAGCATTGCCCAGGGGCCCACCCAGTGCTCCTTGGGAACAGTGATCAGTGAGAGGGGCACCTGAGTCCCAGGGGATTGTTTTCTAGGCATTTAAAAGCTCCAAGGAAGTCAGAGAGCGTCTTGTCCGGGCCTATGAGCTCATGCTGGGCTTCTATGGGATCCACCTTGAGGACCGGGGCACGGGTGCTGTATGCCGTGCACAGAACTTCCAGCCGCGCTTCCACAATCTGAACAGGTAAGGACAGGTCCCTGCTGGCATCACCCATCCCTGTTGCTCCCCGTTAGTATCTGGGGCTGGGTTTCAAACAGAGAGGCCTAATACAGGCTCTCATGCCTGCTTCACCCACAGGTGTTGCCACGTGGCAGGAGTTGTGGGGTGATAAATGAAGCAGTTCCTTGGTTTGGGAGTGTTTAATTCCCTTCCATATACCCAGAAAGCAGGGGTGAGGGAGGTCGACAGATAGCATAGTCACTCTGGGTCTGCCAGGATGTCAGCCTTTTCTGGCTTTAAGCAACGTTTCCCAGACAGGAGTCCATGGACTGGAGCATCTCCCAGGACTTGCAAATGCAGTCCACAGGTCAAGGGTACCCAGGTCATTTTCCTAGGTGGGGCCCTGAGAAGACCCTGGAAACTCTGAGATGGAGCCAGCTGGGGGTGCCTTTGCCAGATGTGCATCCCTAGAGCCGGGTCCATCCAACCTCTTCTTAATTACcttcacagccacagccacaacaACCTGCGTATTACACGCATCCTCAAGTCACTGGGTGAGCTGGGCTTAGAACACTACCAGGCACCCCTGGTCCGCTTCTTCCTGGAGGAGACCCTTGTACAGCACAAACTGCCCAGCGTGCGCCAGAGTGCCCTGGACTACTTCCTGTTCGCTGTGCGCTGCCGGCACCAGCGCCGGGAGCTTGTGTACTTTGCCTGGGAGCACTTCAAGCCTCGCCGAGAGTTTGTCTGGGGGCCCCGTGACAAGCTGCGGAGATTCAAGCCCCAGACCATACCCCAGCCACTGACGGGACCAGGGCAGGCAGATAAAGATGAGGGCTCCAGGGACCCCTCCCAAGAGGCTGGCACCCAGGGTCGGACCTGTGGATCTGGAAGGGACCTGAGTGGGGACAGTGGAACAGCTGAGGATCCCTCACTGCTGAACACAAAGCCCTCAGATGGGGGAACCTTGGATGGGAACCAGAGGGATGAAGCTAAGTCCCTGAGTCCCAAGGAGAGCAAGAAAAGGAAGTTGGAGGGGAACAGGCAGGAGCAGGTCCCAGGGGAGGCAGATCCCCAGGGTGTCTCTGAGGTAGAGAAAATTGCCCTTAACCTTGAGGAGTGTGCCCTTAGCCCTATCAGCCAGGAGCCCAGGGAGGCTGAACCGCCCTGTCCTGTGGCCAGGGTGGCTAATGAGGTAAGAAAGCggaggaaggtggaggaaggggCTGAGGGTGATGGAGTAGTCAGTAACACTCAAATGCAGGCCAGTGCCCTGCCTCCTACCCCTTCAGAGTGTCCTGAGGCCCAAAAGGATGGGAATGGGCCAGAGGACTCAAACAGCCAGGTTGGGGCAGAggattccaaaagccaggtgggGCCGGAGGATCCAAACAGCCAGGTGGGGCTGGAGGACCCAAACAGCCAGGTCGGGCCAGAGGACCCAAACAGCCAGGTCGGGCCAGAGGACCCAAACAGCCAGGTCGGGCCAGAGGACCCAAACAGCCAGGTGGTGGGGCCAGAGCAAGCTGCCTCTAAGAGCCCTGTGGAGGACCCTGACTCTGACACTATGGGAACCTCAGTGGATGAGTCAGAGGAGTTGGCAAGGATTGAGGCCTCTGCTGAACCCCCAAAGCCTTAGAGGTGCATCTCAGTCCTACTCAGCCCACTGCAGGGGGTTTCTGAGTCCAGAGCTCTGCCGTAGGCTCTTCTTGGTGCCCCACAGTGCTGGCCTCTCCCTAGTGGTCACTGAGGTGGCCACCAGAGGGACTGAGGCCCTGCCCTCAGGGAAGGCCAAGGCCTTCAGAACCCTCCTTACCTCACTGTGTCCTCCTCCACTGCCCTCTGAGCCCTGCGTTGTGATCAGACCCTAAGGGTCTAGAGGGAGGGGCCTCTTCATTAGTCTGGTGCCAAGTGAGGCCTTTTCTGAATAAACTCTTTAGACTTTGTCTTTTGGCGTGGCCCATGTTCTGTTTGGTTGCCTGCGACCTCTAGCCTTCTCTTTGTCCCCAGTTGAGAGCATCGTGGCCAGTGCCACTCATAGTACTTTGTCTACACAGCTCTTGCTGGGAACAGGTTCCAAGCACAAGTACCCCACACAGGCCTCTCCTAAATATACAGCCTTCaggaactgggtgtggtggcctatgcttttagtcccagtgtcagcttggtctacaaatcaagtttcaggacagacaggactgttgtacagagaaaccctgtgtgtgtgtgtgggggggggggtctgggaACAGTGCTGGGTTTGCTTGTCTACATGTCTAGACCATTACTTTCTGTCTTGCTCCTCTCTACTAATTGGCCTTCCAGAGGTACTATCTTCAAGGCAGTTATGAAGCCATCTGACTGGAATCCCACTATAGCTTCTCTCTGTCCTGGCTTTTCCTGCTTCTGATTCCCCAATGCAGACCTCGGAGGGGAGGGATACATGCACGTCTTAGTGCAAATGAGGTAGCAGTCAAGCACAGTCCTGGGTGTTCTGAGGAAGATTACAGTTGCTCCTGAGTGCCATTTTTTGACAAAGTGGAGGTACAGGGCCCTCCTAAGGCTACCTCAGGGAGGCTATGAGCCCCTGGCACCTTAGCTGTTTCTTGGCTCAGGGTAAGGCTTCCATCATGACATGGAAGCAGATGTTCAGAGATGCACAGAAGGCATCTGGTAACCTCAGTAACGGTCCCTCTGATCCCAAGTGCCCAGGCGCCTTTGACTAGATAACTGAGATTCAAGTGAATGG
This Rattus norvegicus strain BN/NHsdMcwi chromosome 3, GRCr8, whole genome shotgun sequence DNA region includes the following protein-coding sequences:
- the Mrgbp gene encoding MRG/MORF4L-binding protein isoform X1, translating into MGEAEVGGTGAPGDKGPGEAAPSPAEETVVWSPEVEVCLFHAMLGHKPVGVNRHFHMICIRDKFSQNIGRQVPSKVIWDHLSTMYDMQALHESEILPFPNPERNFVLPDEIIQEVREGKVVIEEEMKEEMKEDVDPHSGADDGEWKCLLEPSPPRASLRQSEVRKLRVRSEASLSDELSVGGPLRAMRKGPRPRLGASESHEEGAEAKAGGIGWA
- the Mrgbp gene encoding MRG/MORF4L-binding protein, which produces MGEAEVGGTGAPGDKGPGEAAPSPAEETVVWSPEVEVCLFHAMLGHKPVGVNRHFHMICIRDKFSQNIGRQVPSKVIWDHLSTMYDMQALHESEILPFPNPERNFVLPDEIIQEVREGKVVIEEEMKEEMKEDVDPHSGADDVFSSSGSLGKALEKSSKDKEKNSSDLGCKEGADKRKRSRVTDKVLTANSNPSSPSAAKRRRT
- the Mrgbp gene encoding MRG/MORF4L-binding protein isoform X2, which gives rise to MGEAEVGGTGAPGDKGPGEAAPSPAEETVVWSPEVEVCLFHAMLGHKPVGVNRHFHMICIRDKFSQNIGRQVPSKVIWDHLSTMYDMQALHESEILPFPNPERNFVLPDEIIQEVREGETQPPPGLGIKKASPGQRWGGLGPPGRCKDPAQTTPPVAPGRFGEPRAGASGAQRQSPDGCRLTMDAEACVGSESRKQSWPDRPPALATTVGFQ
- the Ogfr gene encoding opioid growth factor receptor, encoding MDDPDCDSTWEEESEEDGEDGQADDTTDEDTGDDDGDAEEARPSLFQSRMTGYRNWRAMQDMQRYRHNYPDLTDQDCNGDMCNLSFYKNEICFQPNGALIEDILQNWKDNYDLLEENHSYIQWLFPLREPGVNWHAKPLTLKEVEAFKSSKEVRERLVRAYELMLGFYGIHLEDRGTGAVCRAQNFQPRFHNLNSHSHNNLRITRILKSLGELGLEHYQAPLVRFFLEETLVQHKLPSVRQSALDYFLFAVRCRHQRRELVYFAWEHFKPRREFVWGPRDKLRRFKPQTIPQPLTGPGQADKDEGSRDPSQEAGTQGRTCGSGRDLSGDSGTAEDPSLLNTKPSDGGTLDGNQRDEAKSLSPKESKKRKLEGNRQEQVPGEADPQGVSEVEKIALNLEECALSPISQEPREAEPPCPVARVANEVRKRRKVEEGAEGDGVVSNTQMQASALPPTPSECPEAQKDGNGPEDSNSQVGAEDSKSQVGPEDPNSQVGLEDPNSQVGPEDPNSQVGPEDPNSQVGPEDPNSQVVGPEQAASKSPVEDPDSDTMGTSVDESEELARIEASAEPPKP